In a genomic window of Pseudomonas putida:
- a CDS encoding NADH:ubiquinone oxidoreductase codes for MRWMGWSLLLMLAANEALAQACVVHSQAERLDVKVCQQNRNIPEKLFADGFCQPTLAGQKVEVQYVDQCPGGAFGVCSNAQVANMPYRQDIHYYGVATDAAYLKPFCEAQSQGTWLKP; via the coding sequence ATGCGTTGGATGGGATGGTCATTATTGCTGATGCTGGCTGCCAATGAGGCGCTCGCCCAGGCCTGCGTTGTCCACAGCCAGGCAGAACGACTGGACGTGAAAGTCTGTCAGCAGAATCGCAACATCCCGGAAAAACTGTTCGCCGACGGTTTCTGCCAGCCCACCCTGGCCGGGCAGAAAGTCGAAGTGCAATACGTTGACCAGTGTCCCGGCGGTGCATTCGGCGTGTGCAGCAACGCTCAAGTGGCCAATATGCCTTACCGGCAGGATATTCACTATTACGGCGTCGCCACCGATGCGGCGTATCTGAAACCGTTCTGCGAAGCCCAGAGCCAGGGAACCTGGCTCAAACCTTGA
- the zigA gene encoding zinc metallochaperone GTPase ZigA, producing the protein MPNRLPVTVLSGFLGAGKSTLLNYVLRNRTNLRVAVIVNDMSEINIDGSEVQRDVSLNRAEEKLVEMSNGCICCTLREDLLEEVSNLAREGRFDYLLIESTGISEPLPVAETFTFRDERGQSLSDIARLDTLVTVVDGLNFLPDYQAAQSLASRGETLGEEDERAITDLLIEQIEFADVILISKIDMISSQERQELTAILQRLNSQAEIIPMVMGEVPLEKILNTGRFNFEKAAQAPGWLQELRGEHTPETQEYGIASSAYRARRPFHPQRFFNFIDGEWLNGNLLRSKGFFWLASKPMHAGSWSQAGGMMRHGYAGRWWRFVPKEQWPQDEESTAAIMKNWNADAGDCRQELVFIGQNIDFAQLTRELDNCLLTDDEMALGAEAWRLLPDPFGPWFDEAA; encoded by the coding sequence ATGCCTAATCGTTTACCCGTCACGGTGCTGTCGGGCTTTCTTGGAGCGGGGAAAAGTACACTTCTTAATTACGTACTACGTAATCGTACTAATCTGCGTGTTGCTGTAATCGTCAATGATATGAGTGAAATCAACATCGATGGCAGCGAGGTCCAGCGTGATGTCAGTCTCAATCGTGCCGAGGAGAAGCTCGTCGAGATGAGTAATGGCTGCATCTGCTGCACTCTGCGCGAGGATCTGCTGGAGGAGGTGAGCAACCTTGCCCGGGAAGGGCGTTTCGATTATCTGCTGATCGAGTCCACGGGCATTTCCGAGCCGCTGCCCGTGGCGGAGACGTTCACCTTTCGCGATGAGAGGGGTCAGAGCCTCAGCGATATCGCGCGCCTGGACACACTGGTTACCGTCGTCGACGGCCTGAATTTCCTTCCTGATTACCAGGCTGCGCAAAGCCTGGCTTCCCGTGGCGAAACCCTGGGCGAAGAGGATGAGCGGGCCATCACGGACCTGCTGATCGAGCAGATCGAATTTGCCGACGTCATCCTGATCAGCAAGATCGACATGATCAGTAGCCAGGAACGCCAGGAGCTGACGGCAATCCTCCAACGGCTTAATTCTCAGGCAGAGATCATTCCCATGGTCATGGGCGAGGTACCGCTGGAGAAAATCCTCAATACCGGTCGCTTCAACTTCGAGAAAGCCGCCCAGGCACCTGGCTGGTTGCAGGAGCTGCGCGGCGAGCACACACCGGAAACCCAGGAATACGGCATCGCTTCCAGTGCCTATCGCGCGCGCCGTCCCTTTCATCCACAGCGCTTTTTCAATTTCATCGATGGTGAATGGCTCAACGGTAATCTGCTGCGCTCCAAGGGCTTCTTCTGGTTGGCGAGCAAGCCGATGCACGCCGGCAGTTGGTCACAGGCAGGCGGGATGATGCGCCATGGCTACGCTGGTCGCTGGTGGCGTTTCGTGCCGAAGGAACAGTGGCCGCAAGACGAGGAAAGCACGGCCGCCATCATGAAGAACTGGAATGCCGATGCAGGCGATTGCCGGCAGGAACTGGTGTTCATCGGCCAGAATATCGATTTCGCGCAGCTCACCCGTGAACTGGACAATTGTCTGCTGACCGATGACGAAATGGCCTTGGGGGCCGAGGCTTGGCGCTTGTTGCCCGATCCGTTTGGTCCCTGGTTCGATGAGGCCGCCTGA
- a CDS encoding glutamine synthetase, with protein sequence MGNALKFALLIAALLVAVDIEAQVPTLANCTRSANLLACVDGQGNAYSVNTAGSTIYLRGFEAAENRYWAQTNSRYGQLTFFTGIASDGEAWVGYNRRVGWTTINRFSSSGGSSGKFTCSRIAGC encoded by the coding sequence ATGGGTAATGCCCTGAAATTCGCGCTGCTGATCGCTGCGCTGCTAGTGGCAGTCGATATCGAGGCGCAAGTGCCAACCCTCGCCAACTGCACTCGCAGCGCCAACCTGCTGGCCTGTGTGGACGGCCAGGGCAATGCCTACAGCGTCAATACCGCCGGTAGCACGATCTATTTGCGCGGCTTCGAAGCCGCTGAAAATCGCTACTGGGCTCAAACCAACAGTCGTTATGGCCAGCTGACTTTCTTCACCGGCATCGCCTCGGACGGCGAAGCGTGGGTGGGTTACAACCGGCGTGTTGGCTGGACCACGATCAACCGGTTTTCCAGTTCTGGGGGCAGCAGCGGCAAGTTCACTTGCAGCCGGATCGCCGGCTGTTAA